The Takifugu rubripes chromosome 3, fTakRub1.2, whole genome shotgun sequence genome contains a region encoding:
- the dock3 gene encoding dedicator of cytokinesis protein 3 isoform X3, with product MWIPTEEEKIGVVICNFRSPICQALVLEIGETVQILEKSEGWYRGFSTKKPSIKGIFPISYVHLKKSTVTNRGLCETVVPLEDPIITETTSTLQEWGVLWKQLYVKHKVDLFHKLRHVMNELIDLRRQLIQGHLAQDQTREIKRHITVRLDWGNEHLGLDLVPRKEFEMVDPDQISISELYKLHVSSRHCGQQSTNQGDSARQRHGDSCRVPVSHHLFINLKSFTYNSISEDADVFFFLYDTREAKQISEKFMVRLNKNGGPKNPEKADRLCALFTDLSSKDLKKDLYIVAHVIRTGRMLLNDSKKGPPHVQYRRPYGCAVLAMSDVFHTITDLKEEKDFVLKVYTCNNENEWYQIQENIIRKSNTKYSAPSTNYGLIISLQLLRGELEQIRRENQAVFNRALALTRKLGFPDVILPGDTRNDLYLSVERGEFERGGKSVQKNIEVTLYVLYADGDTLKDCISLGSGEPNASEYRSFVLYHNNSPRWSEMVKLPIPIDRFRGSHLRFEFRHCSTKDKGEKKLFGFAFTPLMREDGTTLSDEVHELYVYKCDENATFSNQGLYLSLPCCKEDFNSCPNLPANLPFQRSPKETFWVSTILCSTKLTQNVDLLALLNWKAHPDRVLDILGRLRQINGEEIVKFLRDVLDTLFCLLDDNTDKYGPLVFQSLVFIINLLRDSRFYHFRPVMDSYIQNHFAGALAYKELIRCLKWYMDRSAEVVRQDHIQEAMRALEYLFKFIVQSRILYSRATCGMEEDQFRASIQDLFQSIRFVLSLDGRSSENLVFTQAALLNSFPDIFDELLQMFTVQEVAEYVRGTLGSMPSTVDIGQSMDVVKLQSIARTVESRLFFFPESRSILLPVVLHHIHLHLRQQRELLICSGILSSIFSIIKTSSMESSVQEEVEMMVESLLDVLLQTLLSIMSKSHSVETSRGQRCPQCTAEITGEYVSCLLSLLQQMTELHFHHLLNNFHSKEELKEFLLKIFCVFRNLMKLTIFPRDWSVMRLLTSHIIVVTTQFLSPALHKNFSEADFDFKVWNSFFSLTVLYINQPSLQLEALPPAKKKKTQDKYGDMRVMMAYELFSMWQKLGDNKPHFIPGMMGPFLGVTLVPQTEVRNIMIPIFHDMMDWEQRKNGNFKQVEAELMDKLDSMVSDGKGDDNHRELFSLLTQLFGPYPSLLEKIEQETWRETGISFVTSVTRLMERLLDYRDCMKGDEAETKKIGGSVNLMNFYKSEVNKEDMYIRYIHKLCDLHLQAEDFTEAAFTLLLYWELLQWEDRPLRDFLHYPCQSEWQRKENLSRKILHYFNKGKCWEYGISLCRELAFQYETLYDYQSLSWIRKMEAAYYDNIIEQQRIEPEFFRMGFYGRKFPFFLRNKEFVCRGYDYERLEDFQQRMLGEFPQAIAMQHPNQPDDTILQSDAQYLQIYAVTPVSDISDMPQLERVPERIKSFYRINNVSRFHYDRPFHKGPKDRDNEFRSLWIERTTLILSRPLPGISRWAEVERREVVEVSPIENAIYVVENKTQELRTLISQYQHRQHQGNINPLSMCLNGVIDAAVNGGIARYQEAFFDKDYISSHAEDTERITHLKDLMQEQVHILGVGLAVHEKLVHPEMRPLHKKLVDQFHMMRTGLHHQGVPGGDRFGPAGCQGINSPRGILSSHNHMSPESVRLIHRHSPLNLQGSIRHSSSSLSSHTSSEAGNLVIMTDGLMGEHPEEALHMQPSPSSSSLSSIRSNSSQIINSAPSSARGSPSLPDKAKHNREVMMLLPSHRERTSNSMYYNMGENGQNNHMQRALFQQVSPCKPCADPHMNLPEKVFPNVPSTWSLDGENREQVSYMPPSTGGVMMPPVPPRSFPPGHFLMHCDAYHPQNNDPPPALPVRSLRKSPLHPIPGSPTSPQSALGGSNSTLSGSASSGVSSLSESNFGGQYPEPGPIRNDALEPLPSHMWSPPDEYLSSPYLHIHYGGPELDGVDQVRPFHYRSPASHPHPHPHQHQHQHPHAHTHPHPGMDGHSHGPLPHHHAPAHGPHHVAYRRPQPPAMPTKAYLREGCIPEEELPPIPLPRRIFHSPHGHREDQGKHPWEQCISEEHEEAQ from the exons TTATCTGCAACTTCCGCTCACCGATATGTCAGGCTCTGGTCCTGGAGATCGGCGAAACCGTGCAGATCCTGGAGAAGAGTGAAG GTTGGTACAGAGGCTTTTCCACCAAGAAGCCTTCGATCAAG GGTATCTTCCCCATCAGCTATGTGCACTTGAAGAAGTCGACAGTGACCAACAGAGG GCTGTGTGAGACGGTGGTGCCCCTGGAGGACCCGATTATCACAGAGACCACCTCCACGCTGCAGGAATGGGGGGTCTTGTGGAAGCAGCTTTATGTg aaacacaaagtgGACCTGTTCCATAAGCTGCGCCACGTGATGAACGAGCTCATCGACCTGCGTCGGCAGCTCATCCAGGGGCACCTCGCCCAGGACCAGACCCGTGAGATCAAGCGCCACATCACTGTACGGCTTGACTGGGGCAATGA GCACCTCGGCTTAGACCTTGTTCCCAGAAAGGAGTTTGAAATGGTGGATCCAGATCAGATCAGCATATCAGAGCTGTACAAACTG CATGTTTCCAGcagacactgtggtcagcaaaGCACAAACCAG GGTGACAGCGCGAGACAGCGTCACGGTGACAGTTGCCGTGTACCCGTGTCGCATCACCTCTTCATCAACCTGAAGAGCTTCACCTACAACAGCATCAGCGAGGACGCCGATGTCTTCTTCTTTCTATACGACACCCGCGAGGCCAAACAGATCAG TGAGAAGTTCATGGTGAGGCTGAACAAAAATGGTGGCCCGAAGAATCCGGAGAAAGCCGACCGTCTCTGCGCCCTCTTCACG GACCTGAGCAGTAAAGACTTAAAGAAAGACCTCTACATTGTTGCACACGTCATAAGGACTG GCCGCATGCTGCTGAACGACTCCAAGAAAGGCCCGCCGCACGTGCAGTACAGGCGGCCTTACGGCTGCGCTGTCCTGGCCATGAGCGACGTTTTCCACACCATCACGGACCTCAAAGAAGAGAAGGACTTTGTGCTCAAGGTTTACAC ATGTAACAATGAGAACGAGTGGTACCAGATACAGGAGAACATCATCCGCAAGTCCAACACCAAGTACTCGGCTCCCAGCACCAACTACG GACTCATCATTTCCCTGCAGCTTCTGCGAGGTGAGCTGGAGCAGATCAGGCGGGAGAACCAGGCGGTGTTCAACCGGGCCCTGGCGCTCACACGGAAACTGGGTTTCCCAGATGTCATCCTgccag GTGACACGCGCAATGATCTGTACCTGAGTGTGGAGCGTGGGGAGTTTGAGAGAGGGGGCAAGAGCGTCCAGAAGAACATCGAAGTCACGCTCTACGTCCTCTACGCCGACGGGGACACACTCAAG GACTGCATCAGCTTGGGCAGCGGCGAGCCCAACGCCAGCGAGTATCGCTCTTTTGTGCTCTACCACAACAACAGCCCCCGCTGGAGCGAGATGGTCAAGCTGCCAATTCCCATAGACCGTTTCAGGGGTTCCCACCTGCGCTTCGAGTTCCGACATTGCTCCA CTAAGGACAAAGGGGAGAAGAAGCTGTTTGGTTTTGCCTTCACTCCTCTGATGAGAGAAGATGGAACCACGCTGTCAGATGAAGTCCATGAGCTGTACGTCTACAAG TGTGACGAGAACGCCACCTTCAGTAACCAGGGCCTGTACCTGAGTCTGCCCTGCTGTAAGGAAGACTTCAACAGCTGCCCCAACCTGCCGGCCAACCTGCCCTTCCAGAGGAGCCCCAAAGAAACCTTCTGGGTCTCCACCATCCTTTGCTCCACCAAACTGACACAAAATG TGGACCTTCTAGCTCTTCTTAACTGGAAGGCACATCCAGATAGAGTTTTGGATATCCTGGGTCGGCTGCGTCAGATAAACGGGGAGGAAATCGTCAAG TTCCTGCGAGATGTCCTGGACACGCTTTTCTGCCTTTTAGACGACAACACTGATAAATATGGACCGCTGGTTTTCCAGTCACTG GTGTTCATCATTAACCTGCTCAGGGACAGCCGGTTCTACCACTTCAGACCTGTCATGGACTCCTACATCCAGAACCACTTTGCCGGGGCTTTGGCTTACAA AGAGCTGATCCGCTGTCTGAAGTGGTACATGGACCGCTCGGCTGAGGTCGTCAGACAGGACCACATCCAGGAAGCCATGAGG GCCCTCGAGTACCTCTTCAAGTTCATCGTCCAGTCCCGGATCCTGTATTCCAGAGCCACCTGCGGGATGGAGGAGGACCAGTTCCGAGCCAGCATCCAGGACCTCTTTCAGTCCATCCGCTTCGTCCTGAGCCTGGACGGCCGCAGCTCTGAGAACCTGGTGTTCACCCAG GCAGCGCTGTTGAACAGTTTCCCTGACATCTTTGACGAGCTGCTCCAGATGTTCACAGTTCAGGAGGTGGCTGAATATGTCAGGGGCACCTTGGGGAGTATGCCCAGCACAGTGGACATCGGCCAGTCCATGGACGTAGTTAAACTGCAGTCCATCGCTCGCACGGTTGAGAGccgcctgtttttctttcccg AGTCTCGGAGTATCCTGCTGCCTGTGGTCTTGCACCACATTCACCTGCACCTGcgccagcagagggagctgcTCATCTGCTCTGGAATCCTCAGCAGCATCTTTTCCATCATCAAAACCAGCTCCATG GAGTCTTCGGTGCAGGAAgaggtggagatgatggtggagaGCCTCCtggatgttctgctgcagacgCTGCTGTCCATCATGAGCAAATCTCACTCGGTGGAGACCTCCAGAGGTCAACGCTGCCCCCAGTGCACCGCTGAGATAACG GGGGAGTAtgtttcctgcctcctctctctgctccagcagatGACGGAGCTCCACTTTCACCACCTACTCAACAACTTCCACAgcaaagaggagctgaag gaGTTCCTGTTGAAGATCTTCTGCGTGTTCCGTAACCTGATGAAACTGACCATCTTTCCCAGAGACTGGAGTGTGATGAGGCTCCTCACCAGTCA CATCATCGTGGTGACAACACAGTTCCTGTCGCCGGCGCTGCACAAGAACTTCTCGGAGGCCGATTTTGACTTCAAG GTGTGGAACTCCTTTTTCAGCCTCACTGTTCTATACATCAACCAGCCCAGCCTGCAGCTGGAGGCGCTTCCCCcggcgaagaagaagaagacacaggacaa GTATGGAGATATGAGAGTCATGATGGCTTATGAGCTCTTCAGCATGTGGCAGAAATTAG GTGACAACAAGCCCCACTTCATCCCCGGAATGATGGGTCCCTTCCTGGGTGTCACCCTGGTGCCTCAGACTGAGGTCCGAAACATCATGATCCCAATTTTCCATGACATGATGGACTGGGAGCAGAGGAAAAACGGCAACTTCAAACAG GTGGAGGCAGAGCTGATGGATAAGCTGGACAGCATGGTGTCAGATGGGAAAGGCGATGATAATCACAGGGAGCTCTTCAGCCTTCT GACGCAGCTTTTCGGTCCTTACCCGAG TCTGCTGGAGAAGATAGAGCAGGAGACCTGGAGGGAGACGGGGATCTCATTCGTCACCTCAGTCACGAGACTCATGGAGCGATTGCTGGATTACAG ggaCTGCATGAAGGGAGACGAGGCGGAGACCAAGAAAATCGGCGGCTCCGTCAACCTGATG AACTTTTACAAATCAGAGGTGAACAAAGAGGACATGTACATCCGTTACATCCACAAGCTGTGTGACCTGCACCTGCAAGCTGAGGACTTCACAG AGGCGGCGTTCACCCTGCTGCTgtactgggagctgctgcagtgggaggaCCGGCCCCTGAGGGACTTCCTCCACTACCCGTGTCAGAGCGAGTGGCAGCGGAAGGAGAACCTCAGCCGTAAAATCCTGCACTACTTCAACAAGGGGAAG TGTTGGGAATATGGAATCTCCCTCTGCCGCGAGCTGGCTTTCCAGTACGAGACTTTATACGATTATCAGAGCCTCAGCTGGATACGG AAAATGGAGGCGGCGTACTACGACAACATCATCGAACAGCAGAGGATCGAACCGGAGTTCTTCCGGATGGGTTTCTATGGCCGGAAGTTTCCTTTCTTCCTCAGG AACAAGGAGTTTGTCTGTCGTGGTTATGACTACGAGCGGCTTGAGGACTTCCAGCAAAGGATGCTGGGGGAATTTCCGCAGGCCATCGCCATGCAGCATCCTAACCAGCCCGACGACACCATCCTGCAGAGCGACGCCCAGT ACTTGCAGATCTACGCGGTGACTCCCGTGTCGGACATCTCTGATATGCCCCAGCTGGAGCGCGTGCCGGAGAGGATTAAGAGCTTCTACCGCATCAACAACGTCAGCCGTTTCCACTACGACAGGCCTTTCCACAAGGGGCCCAAAGACCGAGACAACGAGTTCAGG AGCCTGTGGATTGAGAGGACGACCCTCATCCTCTCCCGTCCTCTTCCCGGGATCTCCCGCTGGgcggaggtggagaggagagaagtg gtggaGGTGAGTCCCATCGAGAACGCCATCTACGTGGTGGAGAACAAGACCCAGGAGCTGCGGACTCTGATCAGCCAGTACCAACACAGACAGCATCAGGGCAACATTAACCCGCTCAGCATGTGCTTGAACGGGGTCATAGACGCCGCAGTGAACGGAGGCATCGCCCGGTATCAGGAG GCCTTCTTTGATAAAGACTACATCAGCAGCCATGCAGAAGACACAGAGAGGATCACACATCTGAAGGATCTGATGCAGGAACAG GTCCACATTCTGGGAGTGGGCCTGGCTGTCCACGAGAAGCTGGTGCACCCGGAGATGCGTCCCTTGCACAAAAAGCTCGTGGACCAGTTTCACATGATGAGGACGGGTTTACACCAT CAGGGGGTGCCTGGGGGGGATCGATTTGGTCCTGCGGGATGTCAAGGAATTAACTCTCCCAGAGGAATCCTGTCCTCCCACAACCACATGAGCCCTGAGAGCGTGCGCCTTATACACAGGCACAG TCCTCTGAACCTTCAGGGTTCCATCCGTCactcgtcctcctccctgtcctctcacACGTCGAGCGAGGCGGGAAACCTGGTCATCATGACCGATGGCCTGATGGGGGAGCATCCTGAAGAAGCGTTACACATGCAG CCGAGCCCTTCCTCGTCGAGCCTGAGCTCCATCCGCTCCAACTCTTCTCAGATTATTAACTCGGCTCCCTCAAGTGCCAGAG GCTCTCCCTCCTTGCCAGATAAGGCCAAACACAACCGGGAAGTGATGATGCTGTTGCCGTCTCATCGCGAGAGGACCAGCAACTCCATGTACTACAACATGGGGGAGAACGGACAG AACAACCACATGCAGCGTGCCTTATTCCAGCAAGTCAGCCCCTGTAAGCCCTGTGCCGATCCTCACATGAACCTACCAGAGAAAG TGTTTCCAAACGTTCCCAGCACCTGGAGCCTGGACGGTGAGAACAGGGAGCAGGTGTCCTATATGCCACCATCCACCGGAGGGGTGATGATGCCTCCCGTCCCTCCCAGATCCTTCCCACCAG GACATTTTCTGATGCACTGTGATGCGTATCACCCCCAGAACAACGAcccccctcctgctctgccAGTCCGTTCACTCCGGAAG tcTCCTCTCCACCCGATCCCCggctcccccaccagtccccagtCGGCATTGGGTGGCAGCAACTCCACCCTGTCAGGCAGTGCCAGCAGCGGGGTGTCCTCTTTGAGTGAGAGTAACTTCGGGGGCCAGTATCCAGAACCGGGGCCCATTAGGAACGACGCCTTGGAGCCACTTCCCAGTCACATGTGGTCCCCCCCTGACGAGTACCTGTCTTCTCCGTATCTGCACATCCACTATGGCGGGCCAGAGCTCGACGGCGTGGACCAGGTCCGCCCTTTCCACTACCGCAGCCCTGCctcgcacccccacccccacccgcaccaacaccaacaccaacaccccCACGctcacacccacccccacccagggATGGACGGCCACTCCCACGGGCCGCTCCCTCACCACCACGCTCCGGCCCACGGCCCCCACCACGTGGCCTACCGTAGGCCTCAGCCTCCGGCGATGCCCACGAAGGCCTACCTGAGGGAGGGCTGCATCCCCGAGGAGGAGCTGCCGCCGATACCACTGCCCCGCCGCATCTTCCACTCCCCCCACGGCCACAGGGAGGACCAGGGGAAACACCCCTGGGAGCAGTGCATCAGCGAGGAGCACGAGGAGGCGCAGTGA